The nucleotide sequence GCTCTTAACTGTTGTTGAGATTTAACAACCCCCAAAACCAATGAAAACAATAACCAGTATCCCAAAGTAAGCCAGTAAGCTAACCGGGTATTATATGGATCAAGTGATAAAGGGATTTTCGCTGGCAATGGCTCACCGATCAAAAGGGAAGCATTGGTATAAGATGCAAAAGCTTTTGGAGAAAGCCACTCCACCCAGTCAGCAGGCAAAGGACACTGCTGCAGCCAGAGCCAGAAAATAATTAACAAAAAACCAACGTGAAAATGTAACCCTTTTAAAAAAACAGAACCCAACCGGAAACCTTTCACAACAAGAGAAAGCCCCCATCCAAGGCTAAGAGTAACCGCCAGGAATGAAAACAAAATCATTGCCCATTCAGGCTTGCTGCCAAAGGGAATGGGCAGCCAGAACAGTAGAGCAAACAGGCAACAGAATATTACTCCAGCTTTATCCTCAGGCTGTCTGTTTGGCATAAAATCCGGCCCACTCGGCTAAAAGTTTCTTCGGGAAAAAAATCATATAATTCGTCTGTTTAACAAAAAGGTATAAAGCCTCTAAGAAAAGCAATGCTTTCCAATGAAGATTTGCCGCTTCAAGGCTCTGCGCTTTAAAGATTAATAAGCCGTATTCCCGACAAAACCTTTAAATACCGTAAGAAAAACAATTTTGATATCGAGCCACAGAGACCATTCATTCATATACTTGAGGTCGTACTCTACTCGCTTTTCCATTTTGTCCAGGGTATCGGTTTCACCTCTATAGCCCTTCACCTGAGCCAAACCCGTAATGCCTGGCTTGATTTTGTGGCGTTTCATATAAGATTGAACCAGCTCTTTATACTCTTCGTTATGAGCCAGCGCATGAGGGCGTGGACCAACAATCGACATTCGCCCCTGAAGCACATTAAAGAACTGAGGCAGCTCATCCAGACTGGTGCGGCGAAGAAACGCCCCCACTTTTGTAATTAACACTGATAAACCCCCGGCTATGCCGGGGAGACTCTCATAGGTTTAACCGTAGCGACAGTAGCTAACCTTCAGTTTCCGACCAAGAAAATTGAAGGTAAAACCAATGAGAGACTACAAGAGTTTGGCTCATACGCGTTGGGATTGTAAGTACCATATTGTCTTTATCCCAAAGAGAAGACGAAAGGTAATCTATCCCGGATATTTCATAAAAAGAGGCAAGTTCCGCCCAATCACTTGATATAATTGGGTCGACCAAAAAAATGCTTCGGAAGAAGCAAACCGGAACTTGCCATGAACAAATTTACACAAGAACAGCTTCGTTTTCACCCCTCCAACGGAAAAACTATCCGGGCAGACTTCAATGGCGGAGAATTATCCTCTGATTTTGGCGCCCTGATGCTACGTGAAACAATGCTTCACAGCGGTATCATATCCAGGCTGACTGACGGCATTGACGATAAACGTCATCAATCCTACATCGACCACACCCTGCAAGAACTCATTGCCCAAAGAGTTTTGCAAATGGCCTGTGGTTATGAAGATGCAAACGACAGCAACCATCTGCGTAAAGACCCAATCTTTAAGCTTGCCAATGGAAGAAACCCACTGGACGATGATAACCATCTGGCTTCCGCTCCAACGTATACAAGGCTTGGTCAGTCCATGACCAAACGGGATATTTATAATATGACCAAAGCACTGGCTGATCACTTCATCAGCAGTTATGAATACCCGCCATTAGCCATCATTATCGACCTGGATCATACGCCTGCTATCACCCATGGCGGCCAGCAGATGAACCTGTTCAACGCCAAATATCAAGACTACTGTTACTTGCCCTTAATGATCTTTGAGGGGCTCAGCGGCAAGCTGATCACTTCGATCCTGCGTCCTGGAAAAACACCCACAGGCCGAGAGAATGCAGCTATTCTCCAGCGCCTCATTAAGCTGATCCGTACAAGATGGCCGAAAACCCATTTACTGGTTCGTGGGGATAGCCACTTTGCCCAACCAGAGTTAATGCAGGTTGTTCAGGATGACCCTCACTCCGACTACGTGCTGGGAAAAGGCGCAGGACACAAGACGGCCTTGCGACCTAAAGCCAAAGAGTTGCTGGATGAAGCGCGGAAAGCTCTCGACGTTAAAACCGGGCTGGCAAAACTGAACAACATGCCAGAGCCTGAGCGACTCAGGCTCTACGGAGAAACGGACTATCAGGCAAAAAGCTGGAAAGGGCTGGACACCCGGATAATCTATAAGGCAGAGGTCAACCAGAAAGGCGACAATCCCCGCTTTATTGTGACTTCGATGATGGAGGCTTCCCCCGAGGAAATATATGAAGACCTTTATTGTCCCAGAGGGCAGGATGAGAACTTCATTAAGCATCTGAAAAGTGATTTGTCCGGTGATCGCTTGTCAGATCAAGGCTTTCTGGCAAATCACCTGAGAATGTTTTACGCCTGCGCTGCTTATGTTCTTCACTATGAGCTGAGAACCAAGGCACTGAAAGGTACGGAGCTGGAAAAGGCACAGCCATCAACCGTGATCACAAAACTTTGTAAGGTCGCGGTTAAAGTGGTTGAGTATAAAGACCGAATCAAACTTCACTTGCCCCGCAGCTGTCCAATAAAAGGGCTTTTGCAGCATATAACCGAAGTCTTTTATTCAATGCCGCTGCCTCGACCGGGATAGTCAGCTTCATAAACTCAATCAGAATAAAATAGCGACCAACAGAAAGAGTGTTGGGGAATTCTGTTGTCCTGAAAAAGCAGGTGCTGATCAAAAAACATCCGAATTAATGGTGAGTTCGGGTTGTAATACCTTTTTCATGGACAGTAGAGCAACAGACCTCCGAAAAAATCAGAATGGGATGTTTTTTCCGGAACTTGTTGCTCATTTATGAAATATTCGGGCTATGGGAATTTGAGAAAGTTTCTCGGAGAAATATTTCATGAGCTTGCCAGAAGGAAAGGCTGCAAAATTCTCGAAGGGCATTTGATGTCTGATCATGTTCACATGTGCATCAGTATTCCACCCAAATATCCGGTATCTCATGTCGTTGGATATCTGAAAGGAAAGTGTGCAATAGAGATTGCGAAAAATTTCAAAGGCAAGCAGCGTAACTTTAACGGAGAGCATTTTTGGGCAAGAGGTTACTTTGTCTCAACAGTAGGACTTGATGAAGAAGTGGTTCGGGCATATATCCGAGATCAAGAAAAGAATGATGGAAATAGAGATCAGTATGATCTTGACTGGTAAGCGCCCTTGGGCGCAATAAAAGCCCTTAGAGGGCGTAATCTGATAAGCCTCCGGCTATGCCGGAGGTCAGTTAACTCGGCTATCACCTTTAGTCGCCTGAGTGACTTTGCCATTGGTTTCGTTATGTACCTTCATTGAACGGAACTTATAAATTTTGATTTTTTTCTTGTTCCTGCCGTGACGGTACTGTTTAAATAACACGGGTCCCGGGGATGTCAGCTTAATGGCAGCAGCTACCATCAGACAAACCGGACTGATCAAAACAAGAATGATGCTCGAAAGAACGATATCTTCAAGCCGTTTAACAAAACGATTGAAGTCATCCATCGGGCTGATACTGATACCCAGAGAATAGATGCCGCCAATAGGCGTCACCTGATGATTTATCAGCGGTAAATCTCGAATTCCCGGCATAAAGCGGATATTGCCTGTCTCATGCCTTAGTTCATGAACAATATTCCGTACTGCTGCACTGTATTTTAACGGCAGACAAATCCAGTAACCATCAAAATGCTGACCTTCATAAATCCTTTGTTTCAAATCAACCAGTGTCTGTTCCAATGATTCAAATTCAATTTGATCTTTAATCAAAAAACCATCTTCATTGGGTTTGGTGAACTGTTTAATTGTTTTCTTATAGCTTCGACCATGGCCAATAATCAAAACTGATTTAGCATGCTCTTCCGTCATACGGTAATGACGAATACTCACTGAAAACAATCCACGTACTAACAGGATTAATGCAAGGTGCGTACCCATCCAAAACGAAAGCCAGATTCTTGAATAACTATCAGATATTTTAAAGGCCACCAATACGGCAAATAGCATTGCGAATGCCATAGCCCAGCTTAAAAACAGCTTCCAGATTCTTTGATACCAGGCTGTGCCACGCCAGATGTCGTGTACACCATTAATACCAAAGGAAATGACCGATAACAGACCAAACACCAGCATAATCATCTGATAGTAATCATCAGGGTTATTGTTACCGAAGCGCAAGTTATAAGCAATCAAACCACTGCTTATAGCTAATATAAGATCCGACAGAACAAATAAAACAATCGGAATAAAAGAACGTTTAGATAAAAGTTCACTCATAACGCATCATATATTATTTGCCTCCAGCAAATAATACGCCCCCTTGGCGAAAAAATTAATATGTGGAAATAGAAAGAAGTGCTTTATTTTTGAGCGTAATTGAACTTATGACGTAAAAGAACAGGAGAGGCAAACATTAAAACACCCGCACAACTGAATGTAGCATTCCCCCCTGTGTCAGCATAGTTGTCGTCGAAACTAATTGATTTTAAATGAGCCTCCTTGCAACTCATTATAAAATTCATTCTTAAACCTCGCTTCTGAAAACTTACAGGCATTTTTTTAACCATAGGTTTGTGAATCACAACTATTAACCAGATTCACAAGCCGTTCTCTTCTCCTGATTTTTGGTTACTTTTGCAAGAAGTCAACCAATCATGGTGTGGGGAGCTGCGTCGTGTGTTACAACAGCATTGAAACTACGACCTTAAATCAGTGCCGCTGGCATCAGCAGAAGATAGATCAAAGGTTGGTTCTGGATGGTATAGAATATCTGTTTTTTGGAACATTTTTTCGGCAGTGAAATTTGAGAGATAGGTTTGCCTTGCTGCATTACCCATTATATTAAGAGCGTGCTTGTCCAAGCTATCAATGACTTTTGTCAGTTCATCAACTGAAAGGTTAAATTGATATCCATTTATGCCATGTTGACAAATATCCAGTAGCCCTCCAACTGCACTACAAATTATCGGGGTACCTGCACGAAGGCTTTCGATTGCAACAAGTCCAAAACCTTCCCAACGAGATGAAACAACTGTTGCTGTAGATTCATAATATATATTTTCAATATCATTTCTATCTAACCAACCATACCATTTAATTTTTTTATTGAGCTTATAGCCATCCTTCAGAAGTGAAGAGTTAGATACCACAAAATCACCAACAAGATTTAATTGTATATCGCTACGCTTACTCTTCTCAAATGCCTCTAATAAAACATCTATTCCTTTTTGACGATCAAACCTACCAACAAAAAGTAATTTCAAAATATTTTCGTTTTCTTCGGAATTATCACTAATAGCTTTACTGTCAGAAACACCATTATGGATCACTGAAAGCTTATTAGAATTTATTCCTAACTTTATTGCTTGATTGGCCTCATCGCTTGATATACAAATGATACAGTCACAAAAAAATGATAAAAAACGCTCTATTACTTTATATGTAAAGTTTATAGCTTGATTTGGAGAGATAGTAAAAGGCCACCCGTGAGAACAATAAATTATTCTCATTTTTATAAAGAAAAGCCTTTTCGCAAGATAAACAAATGGTCGAATGACACCAGCAAAAGAACTATGTATATGTACAACGTCAGGTCTTTCACGGATAATAAAAAATAGACTTAAAATGAGTAATGAGACAAGATTTGTTAGGCGACCTCTATTTTTAAAATTATACTGCCTTATTCCTCTAATGTTATTTTTCTGTGAAATCAAATTGACTTCATAGCCCTTCTTGGTTTGAAGCGGAATAAGCTCAGAAAGGTAGGTTTCTATCCCACCTTTCAAAGTTTCCGATACATGCAGTACTTTCATTTTTCAGAACATCCAACAACAAATATGAAAAACTAAACGGTAATAAAGTTACCAGACAACTCTAAGGGATTTAAATTTACTTTTCTGCACAATATTTTCATTAACATCAAATTCTAAATAGGATTGACTGCGCATAAAAAGGAAAGCGTAAGCAAAAGGTGCAATATAGCGTCCTTCTATAGGAACAAACGTCATAAGTGAAATAGAAAGAAAACTCAAGCATATAATTTCATTATATTTTCGGTGTCGTGAAAAAATTCTGAATAATTGAAAATGAAAACGGAAGAATAAAAAAAGAAAAGGTAAGCCTGCAAAAATCAACCAGTCGAAAAAGAATGTTTTTGTTGAAATTCCTTCCGTTGCACCAACAACAAAATAGCTCATCACTTCATTAAAGTTCATTCTTTCAGGAAATACTTTATGGTATAGAGAAATAGCATTAAATCCATTTTCATAGATGGCAGGTAAATAACCAAAAAAACCTGTTCCAAAAGGGTATTTAAATAGGATGATAAGTGATGTGAAAAACATTGTGCCACGGGTTGCAACCGATGAGTAATTTTCTATATCACTTGCAAACATGGCATAGAAAGAATTTGAAAATAATAATGGCAAAGCACAAGCTACAAATGCAAAAATAACAGGTTTAGCTTTAGGTCTGACAGCAAAAGTAAGACAAAAAGAAAAGCTCAGAAAAAGAGCAATCAGTGTGCCTTTAGATACTGTTATAGAAGCTAGTATAAATAACAAAGGTATAACATAGAACACCTTAATATTTAAAACAATAAAGAGCATAAGCAGAGACAGGGTGATTTGAAAGCCAAATGTACTTGCCTCCAGGGTAAACCCCCGTAGCCGATGCGGTGAAAGCGCAGAGCGGAACTGAATAAATGATTGTGTATTAACAATATCAGGAAGAGTTAGATTAACTACTAAAGATAATAAACAAACGAATGCAATTAAGAAAACACCAAAATTAGTTACTTCTTCCTTCTGTCGAAGTACAGCTAGAAAGACAACTACTGGTGGTAGAATCAGCAAGAGAAATCTTACTCCTCTATCTAAAACAAAGGTGTAGTTATAGTCAAAAGAGAAAAATAACGATACAAATAATGAATAGGTAAAGAAAGTCAAAAAGTAGATAATAGTTTTTTTTTCATAACTACCTATATGTTTAAAGTTAATTACAGCTATCAATAAAAAGACCGGTATAAGAATAATTGCGCCGGGAGCTGTAAAAACACCGGCAACTGAACGTAAAGCAGTGTTTTCAAAGGGGATAAGAAGGCATAATAGATAAAAAGCAAGTCTTAAAAATTTCACCTTAAAGCTACCTTTTTTAAGAAATAGCCATACATCTTATCATCTAAAAATCGAATAATTCGAAACAGGTTCACAATCACGGATGCTCGGGACAGATTAATATAAACTCGCTCATTAAGTATTTTTTTATACTTGATAAACATATCAATAGTCAATTCATCTCTAGTTTTGTTTTTTATTAAAAACACAAGAAGATTGATATAGCAGGTAATAAGAAAAAAATTAATATATTTTGCATTATCAGTATTTTTATTTCGAGAAATAAAATCAAGTGCAGCAAAATGCGTTAATGCTTTATGACCGAACGGTGAATTTATTGCTGAGTTTTCTCTACAGTTATATGTAAATAGAATGCTATCGATAACTAAAACATTGTCTGTTTTAAACAGCGTCTCCACAACAAACAATATATCTTCACTATGAGATATTTTTTCATCAAACAACAAGTTTTCTTTTAAAAGAAATTCACGACTAAAAGCAAAACCGCATATATGCAACTTGACTTCTTTTGTGAAGTATTTTTTCAAAAAAACAGATTGCGCATATAGCCCTGGCTTGTTTTTAATAATCTTATTTTTTTTATTAAGGGCTTTAATAAATGAAAATGTAATAATTTTACTGTCTTTATGAAGTTTCAGCTTATTATCAAGTACAGTGAATATATCATCTGTGTAAGAATCATCCGAATCAAGGAATAGAACAAAGCTGCCTTTTGCTTTTTTCAATCCAGAATTTCTAGCACTTGATACACCACCATTTTCTTTATAGTAATATTGAATATTACTAGCAAATTTTTTATTGAGCTTTTGAGCAGAACCATCATCAACTATAACCAGTTCAATATCATACTCAGCCCTTTCAGCCTGAACCCGCTCAAACCATGCAAGAATATTTACCAATTCTTTATGAGTATTGTAAACGGGTACAATCACAGAGTATTTTATCATGTTTTATAAAATCTCTTTCCATAAACTATTAACAAGATCCAGGTTCGTCTCCTGAGCTTTACTTAAAGCATTTCGTGTCATATTCATATAAATATGCTCATTCTCACACAGTTCTAAAATTTTTCTGGAAAATTCATGCCTGTCATTGTTTTGAATAGCAAACCCATTAAATCCATTTTCAACTATAAAACTAAGTGCATCAAAATTATCGAAAACAACAATTGGTAATCCCTGGCTTCTTGCTTCTATCAGGGTTTGTCCAAATCCTTCATACCTTGATGTCATCAAAAATACTGAATATTGCTGTAAAACTTTGGGAAGATCGTCAGACACTTCTCCCTTAAATTGTACACCTGGTACCTTG is from Endozoicomonas gorgoniicola and encodes:
- a CDS encoding glycosyltransferase encodes the protein MKVLHVSETLKGGIETYLSELIPLQTKKGYEVNLISQKNNIRGIRQYNFKNRGRLTNLVSLLILSLFFIIRERPDVVHIHSSFAGVIRPFVYLAKRLFFIKMRIIYCSHGWPFTISPNQAINFTYKVIERFLSFFCDCIICISSDEANQAIKLGINSNKLSVIHNGVSDSKAISDNSEENENILKLLFVGRFDRQKGIDVLLEAFEKSKRSDIQLNLVGDFVVSNSSLLKDGYKLNKKIKWYGWLDRNDIENIYYESTATVVSSRWEGFGLVAIESLRAGTPIICSAVGGLLDICQHGINGYQFNLSVDELTKVIDSLDKHALNIMGNAARQTYLSNFTAEKMFQKTDILYHPEPTFDLSSADASGTDLRS
- a CDS encoding glycosyltransferase family 2 protein, with the protein product MIKYSVIVPVYNTHKELVNILAWFERVQAERAEYDIELVIVDDGSAQKLNKKFASNIQYYYKENGGVSSARNSGLKKAKGSFVLFLDSDDSYTDDIFTVLDNKLKLHKDSKIITFSFIKALNKKNKIIKNKPGLYAQSVFLKKYFTKEVKLHICGFAFSREFLLKENLLFDEKISHSEDILFVVETLFKTDNVLVIDSILFTYNCRENSAINSPFGHKALTHFAALDFISRNKNTDNAKYINFFLITCYINLLVFLIKNKTRDELTIDMFIKYKKILNERVYINLSRASVIVNLFRIIRFLDDKMYGYFLKKVALR
- a CDS encoding IS1380 family transposase, producing the protein MNKFTQEQLRFHPSNGKTIRADFNGGELSSDFGALMLRETMLHSGIISRLTDGIDDKRHQSYIDHTLQELIAQRVLQMACGYEDANDSNHLRKDPIFKLANGRNPLDDDNHLASAPTYTRLGQSMTKRDIYNMTKALADHFISSYEYPPLAIIIDLDHTPAITHGGQQMNLFNAKYQDYCYLPLMIFEGLSGKLITSILRPGKTPTGRENAAILQRLIKLIRTRWPKTHLLVRGDSHFAQPELMQVVQDDPHSDYVLGKGAGHKTALRPKAKELLDEARKALDVKTGLAKLNNMPEPERLRLYGETDYQAKSWKGLDTRIIYKAEVNQKGDNPRFIVTSMMEASPEEIYEDLYCPRGQDENFIKHLKSDLSGDRLSDQGFLANHLRMFYACAAYVLHYELRTKALKGTELEKAQPSTVITKLCKVAVKVVEYKDRIKLHLPRSCPIKGLLQHITEVFYSMPLPRPG
- a CDS encoding sugar transferase codes for the protein MSELLSKRSFIPIVLFVLSDLILAISSGLIAYNLRFGNNNPDDYYQMIMLVFGLLSVISFGINGVHDIWRGTAWYQRIWKLFLSWAMAFAMLFAVLVAFKISDSYSRIWLSFWMGTHLALILLVRGLFSVSIRHYRMTEEHAKSVLIIGHGRSYKKTIKQFTKPNEDGFLIKDQIEFESLEQTLVDLKQRIYEGQHFDGYWICLPLKYSAAVRNIVHELRHETGNIRFMPGIRDLPLINHQVTPIGGIYSLGISISPMDDFNRFVKRLEDIVLSSIILVLISPVCLMVAAAIKLTSPGPVLFKQYRHGRNKKKIKIYKFRSMKVHNETNGKVTQATKGDSRVN